The nucleotide sequence TATTTCAAACGCAATAAGCGCTGTACAAAATTCATATTGGATTTTGCAACAACACCGTCAATACGCATACCGCGTTTGCGTTTGGTTGATTTTTTGGTCAGAATGTGACGTTTAAAACTCTTTTGATGGATGATTTTACCAGTTGCAGTTACTTTAAAACGTTTTTTAGCACTGGAATTTGTCTTTACTTTAGGCATTTTTTACCTTTTTTCTTGTTACACCTTTGAGGTGTTGACGCCCGGGCGCCACCCTTTTTGGACCTCTTCAGTAATGCTCCGTTAAAAACGGGATGCAAAAGTACGGAATTAATCCAA is from Niabella beijingensis and encodes:
- the rpmI gene encoding 50S ribosomal protein L35, yielding MPKVKTNSSAKKRFKVTATGKIIHQKSFKRHILTKKSTKRKRGMRIDGVVAKSNMNFVQRLLRLK